The following are encoded in a window of Pseudomonas graminis genomic DNA:
- a CDS encoding secretin N-terminal domain-containing protein, producing the protein MSLRTLLASLLLACSFTAAAATEVIPLNYRTSDDLLPTVKSFLGNEGSVNAYGNKLIVNAEPDKISELRDLLGQLDTAPKRLMISVDTSDSTVQSDQGYSVNGTVRSQDGRLSADGRTRIQNYGTASREGGVQQVQANEGTPALIQMGQSIPITSVQSDGYGYPQTNTQYRNVTQGFYVTATVTGDIVHLSISTNNDRMSQQQADAIKVQSTDTQVSGRLGEWITLAGASDQSRADERGVVRRYSTQGSNDMQLRVKVDSLD; encoded by the coding sequence ATGTCATTACGCACCCTGCTCGCTTCACTGTTGTTGGCTTGCAGCTTCACGGCCGCGGCCGCCACTGAAGTCATCCCCCTGAATTACCGCACCAGCGACGATCTGCTGCCCACCGTAAAGTCGTTTCTGGGCAACGAAGGCAGCGTCAATGCCTATGGCAACAAACTGATCGTCAACGCCGAACCGGACAAAATCAGTGAACTGCGCGACCTTCTCGGCCAACTCGACACCGCGCCAAAACGGCTGATGATCAGCGTCGACACCAGTGACAGCACGGTACAGAGCGATCAGGGTTACTCGGTCAACGGCACCGTGCGTTCGCAGGACGGACGCCTCAGTGCCGACGGCCGCACGCGCATCCAGAATTACGGCACCGCCAGCCGCGAGGGTGGCGTGCAACAGGTTCAGGCCAATGAAGGCACGCCGGCGCTGATTCAGATGGGCCAGAGCATACCGATCACCTCGGTGCAGTCCGATGGCTACGGCTACCCGCAGACCAACACGCAATACCGTAACGTGACCCAGGGTTTCTATGTCACGGCGACAGTCACCGGCGACATCGTCCATTTGAGCATCAGCACCAACAACGATCGCATGAGTCAGCAACAGGCCGACGCGATCAAGGTGCAGAGCACCGACACGCAAGTCAGTGGTCGGCTGGGTGAGTGGATCACGCTGGCCGGCGCCAGCGACCAATCTCGCGCCGACGAGCGCGGCGTCGTCCGACGCTACTCGACACAAGGCAGCAACGACATGCAGCTGCGGGTGAAGGTCGATAGCCTGGATTGA
- a CDS encoding GNAT family N-acetyltransferase, with the protein MNKIHVRVADWQKDNADIRRIRDAVFVFEQSVPPELEWDSEDAGALHFLALEGDYAVGTARLLPDGEFGRLSVLKDWRGLNVGEALITAILAEAERRGLKQTRLSAQVHATALYERFGFTVVSDEFLEAGLPHVDMVRNAH; encoded by the coding sequence ATGAATAAGATCCACGTACGGGTAGCCGACTGGCAGAAAGACAACGCCGACATTCGGCGCATTCGTGACGCCGTGTTCGTGTTTGAACAGTCGGTTCCGCCCGAACTGGAATGGGACTCGGAAGATGCAGGCGCCCTGCATTTTCTGGCGCTCGAAGGGGATTACGCCGTGGGCACTGCGCGCCTGCTGCCCGATGGTGAATTCGGCCGATTGTCCGTGCTCAAGGACTGGCGCGGCCTGAACGTGGGTGAGGCGTTGATCACCGCGATCCTCGCCGAAGCCGAACGCCGCGGCCTGAAACAGACGCGGCTCAGCGCACAGGTTCATGCGACGGCGCTGTATGAGCGCTTCGGCTTTACCGTGGTCAGCGACGAGTTTCTTGAGGCCGGCCTGCCCCACGTGGACATGGTGCGCAACGCGCACTGA
- a CDS encoding ribosomal protein uL16 3-hydroxylase, producing the protein MNPDIPLQLLGGITAREFLRDYWQKKPLLIRQAIPDFQSPIDADELAGLALEEEVESRLVIEKGERPWELRRGPFAEDEFSKLPEREWTLLVQAVDQFVPEVSELLENFRFLPSWRIDDVMISYAAPGGSVGPHFDNYDVFLLQGHGKRHWQIGQMCDSESKLLEHADLRILADFQGTDEWTLEPGDMLYLPPRLAHCGVAVDECLTYSVGFRAPSAAEVLTHFTDFLSQFMPEEERYTDADAQPVSDPHQIQHDALDRLKGLLAEHMGDERLLLTWFGQFMTEPRYPELVVGPELAESDLLDSLEQGAVLTRNPSARLAWSEVDDDLLLFASGQSRLLPGHLRELLKMICAADALHIDNLGQWLADDDGRNLLCELVKQGSLGFADE; encoded by the coding sequence ATGAATCCTGACATCCCTCTTCAGCTCCTAGGTGGTATCACAGCGCGCGAGTTCCTGCGTGACTACTGGCAGAAGAAACCTTTGCTGATCCGTCAGGCCATCCCGGATTTTCAGAGCCCGATCGACGCCGACGAACTGGCCGGTCTGGCGCTGGAAGAAGAAGTTGAATCGCGCCTGGTGATTGAGAAAGGTGAGCGTCCGTGGGAGCTGCGTCGCGGCCCGTTCGCCGAAGACGAATTCAGCAAGTTGCCGGAGCGCGAGTGGACCCTGCTGGTTCAAGCCGTGGATCAGTTCGTGCCTGAAGTCAGCGAATTGCTGGAAAACTTCCGCTTCCTGCCAAGCTGGCGCATCGATGACGTGATGATCAGCTACGCCGCACCCGGCGGCAGCGTGGGTCCGCATTTCGACAACTACGACGTGTTCCTGCTGCAGGGCCACGGCAAGCGTCACTGGCAGATCGGCCAGATGTGCGACTCCGAAAGCAAACTGCTTGAGCACGCCGACTTGCGTATCCTGGCCGACTTCCAAGGTACCGACGAATGGACGCTGGAACCGGGCGACATGCTCTACCTGCCGCCACGTCTGGCGCACTGCGGCGTCGCGGTGGATGAGTGCCTGACCTACTCGGTCGGCTTCCGCGCCCCAAGCGCCGCCGAAGTGCTGACCCACTTCACGGACTTCCTCAGCCAGTTCATGCCTGAAGAAGAACGCTACACCGACGCCGACGCGCAGCCGGTCAGCGATCCGCACCAGATTCAACACGATGCCCTAGACCGTCTGAAGGGCTTGCTGGCCGAGCACATGGGTGACGAGCGCCTGCTGCTGACCTGGTTCGGCCAGTTCATGACCGAGCCCCGTTATCCCGAGCTGGTGGTCGGCCCCGAATTGGCCGAGAGCGATCTGCTCGACAGTCTTGAACAAGGCGCCGTGCTAACTCGCAACCCGAGCGCGCGACTGGCGTGGTCGGAGGTCGACGACGACCTGCTGCTGTTCGCCAGCGGTCAGAGCCGTCTGTTGCCGGGCCATCTGCGTGAACTGCTGAAAATGATCTGCGCGGCCGATGCGCTGCACATCGACAATCTGGGCCAATGGCTGGCAGATGACGATGGACGTAACCTGCTCTGTGAGCTGGTCAAACAAGGAAGTCTGGGGTTTGCTGATGAATAA